The DNA region GACTACTCGACGGCTGAACGGGCTCTTGTCCTTCTCGCCGGCCCGCCAGAGGAAATGGACCGCAAGGGCGTGGAGAAGTCAAAGAGCTGGGTTGAGGAGAACATCGCCGGCGTTGAGGTGCGTGGCGGGGATTACCCTGTGCAGAGCGACTACATCGCGGCAGTGGTGGTCCTCGCGACGATCGGCAACGCTCCCCGGATTACAGAACTCCTTGAGACCGCAAAGTCCACAAAGGAAGACGTCCTTAAGTCAAAGGAGAAGCGTACGACCATGTTCGACGACGGAATTGAACCTTTGTTTGAGTGAGGGAAAGGCTATTATGGAGAAGGCAAGCATCGTAAGGTGGTTTATCCTTCTGCTGGCACTCCTCTGTGCCGTGCAGGGGGCATCGGCGTTTAACATTAAAACCGAGACCATCAACCCTGCCACCGGCCCACTCGAGCCGGGGCAGCAGGTGACCGCACGCTACGTGCTCACCTATGATATGGTCACTACGGGTGACCTGAGCGATGAGACGTTCGAGTTGAGCACGGGGCTGCAGAATCCAGTCTGGGATATCATCGTCTATCGCGATGGGATTGCCGTCTACACCACCAAAAAAACCGGTTACTATCCCGTTCTGACGGAGTTTGAGATATCGTACGGTGAGGGCGACACCGAACTGGATATACAGTTGCGTGGCACCGTCCCCTCGAGCACGACCGGGCAGGTTCTGATAATCAAGATCGAGCACCTGCGCGGCAGTGATGTGAAAGACTCCCATTCGGTGAGCCGCGACGTCGTGAGCGCTGCCGATATCAAGGGTGCGCTTGACGCCCAGCAGCAGCGCCTCAAGGATCTGAAGGCCGATATGGATGCAAAGGCGGCAGAGGGCGTGGACATATCTGAGGTTCAGGCAAAGTATAATGCTGCAAGCAGTGCGCTCACCAGCGCCGCATCGGCAGGGCCAGCACAGGCAAAATCTTACATCGACACCGCGAAGTCGAATATCGATGAAGCGATCAAACTCCTGGACAAAGCATGGGCGGAGAAGGCGGTTGCCGATACCGGTGCGGCAATCGAGTCGCTTGACGGGATGATAAACTACTTTGTCGAGAACAGATCCATGGGGAGCGATCCGCAGGTTGTTGCCATCATGACCAAGCGCGAGAGTGCCGTCCAGTTCTACACCCAGGCACAGGACTACCTGAACGCCGGCAACTACGCAATGGCGCGCTCAAAGGCTACGGACGGCATGAACAAGGCAAACGAGGCACTGGCAGACGCAGCCGCGCTCCGGGAGAAGATCGGTGAGGGGTTCAGCCTCAGCGGCAACCTCCTCCTCTACATCGGGATCGGGGTTGCTGTAGTTCTTATCGTTGTGGGTGTTGTGCTGCTCCGGAAGAGGAAGCGCTGGGACGAACTTGGATGAGATCATTGACCCTCAGATCATTTCCCCACATCTTTTTCCACACCCCCTTCTCACACCTTTGCTGGTTCACCAACCACAACGCAACCTGCCCTTTCGCTGCATCTCTTTGTCTCTAAGTGACGTTTTTACCATGAAACTGGCCTTTGCCCGGGGGCTAAAATAGATTACAAACTCTACGAGGCTGGGTGTTGACGGATGTACAATGTTTGAGTCGAGAAAGATTTTCCAGAAGTGGGCGGTGTGTCCGCGAGAGCAGTCGGGTGGCGGGGGTGTTTGATGTCAGACGTTTACCAGGAGACGCAGGAGACAAGGGGGGACGTGCCGTCCCCCTCCCCGCCAGCCCTACCGCCGGTTACAACGATTCCCCATCGATACACTGTCCGGGGATTGCATCTCTCTGGCGTCTTAGCGAAACCATTCGGGAAATTCCATTCCTGTTCCGTGCACGGCCATCGGGGCAATCGCCATTCACTTGCCCGCCCCCTGTGAAGGGGAGGCGGGGGTGTTTCCAGAGGCTAAAACACTGTCACGGTGACACGCATAGACGGCGGTGGGAGGAGAGATCGTCTCCCCGGTTCTCGCGGGGTAACGTAACGAGTTCCAGGCTTCCCCCTATAGCACGGTTTTCCGGGGACAGCCTCACGCTGTCAACGGCGTCCCGAAGGGGAGAGGAGAGCATCAGGTGGTCGTCCCAGCAGAGGTCCTCGAGAATACCTCGAGTATCCTGCTGCCGACCTTTCCGTCCCTGAAGAAGTAGTAGGCAAGCAACCTGTCTTTGTTCTCCCCGTATGAGAACCAGTAGTTCAACCTGCAGGTCTCCTTAACGTAACCGTCGAGTGCCGGGTAGGTATCAGCATCGTGAGTGACAACAAGGTCAAAGTTCCCGCTGTATATCGTCTCCTCGCTCACCTTCTGGCCATAGTAAGCGATTTTTGAACTCCGGTCGCCCCGGTAGTACCAGGGCAGCGGCCAGTAGGAATCGGTTGCTATTGCCACACGGTCGGCGGCATCGATCTTTGCAAAGAGCCACCGGAGGTCCTCGGAGTTCTGGACCTGAACTATGGGTTCGTTTATGTCTGCCGGTGTGAACGCCACGTGAAACGTCATCGCGACCAGGAGGATGCTCGCCGCGACGGCGATTACCGCCTTCTTCGTTGTCATCTGATAAACCGCAACGAAGATCATGGGCAGAACCTGGTGGAGGATCAGCCAGGGCACCTTCTCGCCGATGTAGGCGTATGCCGCAAGCGATAGAAGCATCCAGAATATGGCGAACCTTGCAAACTCCTTCTGCCGATCGATCTGCCGGATCTCCCCGCTCCCAGAGATTATCTCGCGAAGCCGCCCCCTCAGGCCCGGGGTCGCCACCTCCGGCGGCGGGGGCAGAGGGTCAGGGGTCTCTTCTCTGTCAACATTGTCAACATCAGTTACCCCGGTCTCACCGGGTTTCTCCATATCCCGTCTTCGCTCTCTCCAACTGGAGATTATGCCCGCGACATCGAAAAACTGCAGAACCCCGACGATGGCAAGGATCAGGATCGGTACCTCGTAGAGGATGAAGAGCAGGATATAGAAGTAGGGCGGCCCCCCGATACGCTGCATCTCGTGCATCGCCGTCCAGTGCTCGATGGCCCGAAGCCACCAGTCCAGGGCCATCTCTGGATGGACACCAAACGAGGAGTAAAAGGCCGTCGCAATACCGACCGCGACGACAACGCCGAGCACAAGATCCCTGACCCAGTGGGCCGGAAGCCTGACCTTCCTCGTCCAGATCAAGTAGATTAGGTATAACCCGAAGATCAGGATAACGATGGGCATGTTCTCCTTGGCAGACATTCCCAGCCCTATCGCTGTTCCAGCGAGCAGGGCATACCTTGTCTGCCCCCGCTCAAAGTAGTAGAGCAGAGCGACAAGGAGCAGCATCGTAAAGAAGACTATAAAGATATCGTTCCGCAGGAACCGCGAGAAGTAGACCATGTTCGGCGATACCGCAAGGAATAGCGCCGCTACCAGGGTCTGTTTCTTATCCAGGTAGCCGAGCCTGTAGATGGGGTAAAGCAGTAGGAGAAGCAAGCTGCCAAACAGCGCAGGGAGGAGCCTTCCCGTGAGATCGGAGTCACCAAGGAGCGAAAAGACCCCGGCCGTCACGTAGTAGAGGAACGGCCCATGATACATGGGATCGTAGATATACGTCCCGTCAGTCAGGAGATTGTAAGCAAACCACGCATGAACGGCCTCATCGTGGTGGAACAACTTTAAGTCAAGAGCATAAAAACGAAGGGCAACTGCAGCCAGAAATATGAGGAGGAAAACCACCTCTAATGAGAGATTTTCACGGACCCTCGCCGTGAACGCAGCGGCCTTCACGCCGCACCAACCTCAACTCTCCAGCACAATCTCAATGCCGATGTCTTTTGGAACTTGTATGCGCATCAACTGGCGCAGCGCGCGCTCGTCGGCATCGATGTCTATGAGCCTCTTATGCACCCGCATCTGCCAGCGATCCCAGGTTTCAGTACCCTCACCATCAGGGCTCTTCCTGGCGGGGACCACAAGTTTCTTCGTGGGTAGCGGTATCGGACCTGCCAGATTGACGCCGGTACGCTCTGCAATCTCTTTGATCCTGTCACAGACCATCTCGATCTTCTCAAAGTCGGTTCCTGAAAGACGTATTCTGGCCTTCTGCATCTGCAACCACCAAAAATGTAGTAATTCTTCTTATCTCATCTGCTTTGGTGTAATGTCGATGCACATGCCTGCCGCGATGGTTGAGCCCATATCACGGACTGCAAACCGTCCGAGCTGCGGGATCTCCTTGACCTTCTCGATGACCATTGGACGGGTAGGCCTGATCTTGACGATCGCGGCATCACCGGTCTTGAGGAAAGTGGGGTTCGTTTCCTTGACCTGACCGGTACGGGGGTCGAGTTTCTTCTGGAGCTCGACAAATGTGCATGCGATCTGGGCGGTGTGGCAGTGGAAGACCGGTGTGTAACCGACGGTCAGGGCGCTTGGGTGGTGAAGCACAACAACCTGCGCAACAAACTCCTCGGCAACGGTCGGCGGCGCGTCAGCAGGGCCGCAAACATCACCACGGCGGATATCCCCCTTACCGATACCGCGGACGTTGAACCCGACGTTGTCACCTGGAAGCGCCTCGGGAATCTCCTCGTGATGCATCTCGATAGACTTGACCTCGCCCTCCTTGTTAGCGGGCATGAAACTGACCTTCATGCCTTTCTTCATGACACCGGTCTCGACGCGGCCTACTGGCACGGTTCCTATACCGGAGATGGAGTAGACATCCTGGATAGGAAGACGCAGGGGAAGATTGGTGGGCTTCTCGGGTTCGTTGAGCATGTTAAGCGCTTCAAGAAGCGTCGGGCCCTTATACCAGGGAGTGTTCTCACTGTGCTTGGAGATGTTGTCACCCTTGAACGCGCTCATCGGGATGAAGGTGACGTTGTCGGGCTTGTAACCGACGATCTTGAGCAACTGGGAGAGTTCTGCCTTGACCTCATTGAAACGCTTCTCATCATACTTGACGGCATCCATCTTGTTGATGCCAACGATCAGCTGATTGATCCCGAGTGTGCGGGCCAGGAAGACATGTTCCTTGGTCTGTTCCATCACACCGTCCGGCGCGGCCACAACCAGGAGCGCAGCGTCCGCCTGGGACGCGCCCGTGATCATGTTCTTGACGAAGTCACGGTGACCAGGGCAGTCCACGACGGTAAAGTAGTACTTTTCGGTATCGAACCGCCTGTGAGCGATATCAATGGTGATGCCACGCTCACGCTCTTCCTTGAGGCTGTCCATAACCCAGGCAAACTCAAACGAGCCCTTGCCCTTGGCTTCGGCCTCTTTCCTGTAGGTCTCAATGATGTGGGGCGGTACGGTTCCGGTCTCAAAGAGCAGCCGACCTACGGTGGTAGACTTCCCGTGGTCGATATGTCCGATAACTGCTAAGTTCATGTGGGGCTTTTCAACTGCCATAGATTATATCCTCCACTCATATAGGCCTGTCAGCTCAAACAGCCTGCTTATGCGAGTAACTTATACGTGTGCCGTCTACCATATAAAGCATTTCTATGCGCTTCAATGGCGCCCATGCTTCAAAAACCCATGACAGTCGACAGAATCTTATTTCTGGAGAGTCTATGTTCCTCGTAACATGAAGTTACTTGAGTTTCACCGTGATGAGGCAAAAGACAGGGTGACTGTAACCTGCGCGGGCCGGGAGGTATCGGTCTACTCGCACTGTGCTTACTGCCGCTACTGTGCTGGTGTCCGGGTGGGCAGGCGGACAATGGAGACACCACAGCGTCAGGCGCTGAGTGGTGTCCGGCATGGCTCAAACCCGGATGAGAACCTATTAAACGCGGCCATGATGTTTAACTCACTCGTTCGGGACGGCACCGGTATTGAATGCGAGGACGAGGCTGGAGAGGGGTTCGCCTCGATGTACTACCGTTAGAAGGGGCTAGCCCCCCGACCTGCTCCTTTCCATATCGTATATCTATCGGCTTCTCCCTTTACTGCTTCTCCTCTGAGGGTTTCGGCCCGAACTCCTTCTGGATCTCTTCTCTGAACTTAGCATATCCGATCTCATCCATCTGATCGGCCAGCGGCCTGCCGCTCCAGGCACTCCGGTAGACCCAGTAAACGATGCGGTCGACCACCTCAACCACCTCCTCAGCGGTCTCGACTGTAACAAGTTCCCGCCCTGCGGCAGGAGAGGCCCCACGTCGACCGCCGACCGTGATCTGGTAATGGTCATACTCCGATTTCAGGAGATGGTATGGGCAGGAATGTATGCAAACGCCGCACTGAACGCATTTGCTCTCATCAAGGACTGAGACACCG from Methanoculleus receptaculi includes:
- a CDS encoding flippase activity-associated protein Agl23; the protein is MKAAAFTARVRENLSLEVVFLLIFLAAVALRFYALDLKLFHHDEAVHAWFAYNLLTDGTYIYDPMYHGPFLYYVTAGVFSLLGDSDLTGRLLPALFGSLLLLLLYPIYRLGYLDKKQTLVAALFLAVSPNMVYFSRFLRNDIFIVFFTMLLLVALLYYFERGQTRYALLAGTAIGLGMSAKENMPIVILIFGLYLIYLIWTRKVRLPAHWVRDLVLGVVVAVGIATAFYSSFGVHPEMALDWWLRAIEHWTAMHEMQRIGGPPYFYILLFILYEVPILILAIVGVLQFFDVAGIISSWRERRRDMEKPGETGVTDVDNVDREETPDPLPPPPEVATPGLRGRLREIISGSGEIRQIDRQKEFARFAIFWMLLSLAAYAYIGEKVPWLILHQVLPMIFVAVYQMTTKKAVIAVAASILLVAMTFHVAFTPADINEPIVQVQNSEDLRWLFAKIDAADRVAIATDSYWPLPWYYRGDRSSKIAYYGQKVSEETIYSGNFDLVVTHDADTYPALDGYVKETCRLNYWFSYGENKDRLLAYYFFRDGKVGSRILEVFSRTSAGTTT
- the rpsJ gene encoding 30S ribosomal protein S10: MQKARIRLSGTDFEKIEMVCDRIKEIAERTGVNLAGPIPLPTKKLVVPARKSPDGEGTETWDRWQMRVHKRLIDIDADERALRQLMRIQVPKDIGIEIVLES
- the tuf gene encoding translation elongation factor EF-1 subunit alpha, translated to MAVEKPHMNLAVIGHIDHGKSTTVGRLLFETGTVPPHIIETYRKEAEAKGKGSFEFAWVMDSLKEERERGITIDIAHRRFDTEKYYFTVVDCPGHRDFVKNMITGASQADAALLVVAAPDGVMEQTKEHVFLARTLGINQLIVGINKMDAVKYDEKRFNEVKAELSQLLKIVGYKPDNVTFIPMSAFKGDNISKHSENTPWYKGPTLLEALNMLNEPEKPTNLPLRLPIQDVYSISGIGTVPVGRVETGVMKKGMKVSFMPANKEGEVKSIEMHHEEIPEALPGDNVGFNVRGIGKGDIRRGDVCGPADAPPTVAEEFVAQVVVLHHPSALTVGYTPVFHCHTAQIACTFVELQKKLDPRTGQVKETNPTFLKTGDAAIVKIRPTRPMVIEKVKEIPQLGRFAVRDMGSTIAAGMCIDITPKQMR
- a CDS encoding 4Fe-4S binding protein, which encodes MRLRIAISSCTYICNSPLLNDIGIIGRIRPLRIPGLCTGCGTCVEYCKQHAIALKNGVSVLDESKCVQCGVCIHSCPYHLLKSEYDHYQITVGGRRGASPAAGRELVTVETAEEVVEVVDRIVYWVYRSAWSGRPLADQMDEIGYAKFREEIQKEFGPKPSEEKQ